From Rhizophagus irregularis chromosome 9, complete sequence, the proteins below share one genomic window:
- a CDS encoding uncharacterized protein (SECRETED:cutsite_VLS-KR; SECRETED:prob_0.8940); SECRETED:SignalP(1-22): MKFLKLFILIIHLLLIPSVVLSKRRCKQRWNIPNDETATITFDSESLSGHFILYDDLHKSGTQIKGLFERGLVRQRWLPPNYTYKFIAFMKSTCKDLTDNVFYQIDVTDSFVPRRKGLINERGGMNKMIKSTMLSWYWGPNVDIAIVAYENQANIKQREVWKKISCTEVVSKPDTLSNILGDDAMDDDDD; encoded by the exons atgaaatttttgaaattattcatcttaataatacatttattattaataccatCGGTAGTATTATCAAAAAGAAGATGTAAACAACGTTGGAATATTCCTAACGATGAAACAGCAACAATAACGTTTGATTCCGAATCATTATCGGGTCATTTCATCCTTTACGATGATTTACATAAAAGTGGAACGCAAATAAAAGGATTATTTGAAAGAGGATTAGTTAGACAAAGATGGTTACCACctaattatacatataaattcATAGCATTTATGAAATCCACATGTAAGGATTTAACGGATAAcgtattttatcaaattgatGTTACAGATAGTTTTGTACCTAGAAGAAAaggtttaattaatgaaagagGTGGTatgaataaaatgattaaatctACAATGTTATCTTGGTATTGGGGACCTAATGTTGATATTGCCATTGTCGCTTATGAAAATCAAGCAAATATAAAACAGAGAGaagtttggaaaaaaatttcc tgTACCGAGGTTGTGAGCAAACCTGATACATTATCGAATATTCTAGGCGATGATGCTATGGACGACGATGAtgactaa